From Saccopteryx leptura isolate mSacLep1 chromosome 3, mSacLep1_pri_phased_curated, whole genome shotgun sequence, one genomic window encodes:
- the LOC136397874 gene encoding max-like protein X: MTEPGASPEDPWVKVKYAYSDNSLDPDDEDSDYHQESYKESYKDRRRRAHTRAEQKRRDAIKRGYDDLQTIVPTCQQQDFSIGTQKLSKAIVLQKTIDYIQFLHKEKKKQEEEVSTLRKDVMALKIIKVNYEQIVKAHQDNPHEGEDQVYDQVKFNVFQGIMDSLFQSFIASISMSSFQELSACIFSWIEEHCKLRPYRRS, translated from the exons ATGACGGAACCCGGAGCCTCTCCAGAGGACCCCTGGGTCAAGGTGAAGTATGCTTACAGCGACAACAGTCTGGACCCCG ATGACGAGGACAGTGATTACCACCAGGAGTCCTACAAGGAGTCCTACAAAGACCGGCGGCGGCGAGCACACACTCGGGCTGAACAGAAGAGGAGGGATGCCATCAAGAGAGGCTATGATGACCTTCAGACCATCGTCCCCACCTGCCAGCAGCAAGACTTCTCCATTGGCACCCAGAAGCTCAGCAAAGCCATTGTTCTACAGAAGACTATTGACTACATCCAGTTTTTGCACAAGGAGAAGAaaaagcaggaggaggaggtgtcCACACTACGCAAGGACGTCATGGCCCTAAAGATCATAAAAGTGAACTATGAGCAGATCGTGAAGGCACACCAGGACAACCCACATGAAGGGGAGGACCAGGTCTATGACCAGGTCAAGTTCAATGTGTTTCAAGGCATCATGGACTCCCTGTTCCAGTCCTTTATTGCCTCCATCTCCATGAGCAGCTTTCAGGAGCTGTCAGCCTGTATCTTCAGCTGGATTGAGGAGCATTGTAAGCTCAGACCCTACAGGAGATCGTGA